DNA from Dermochelys coriacea isolate rDerCor1 chromosome 20, rDerCor1.pri.v4, whole genome shotgun sequence:
AGGGATCTGGCTGCAGGACACGCTAGATCTGGCCATTTATATCGTTATCCGGCGCTCGGCAATGGCAGGGAGACCTGGGGCCCCAGTTCCCCTTAGAGCCAAGAGTTACCTGGCATTGAacagcccagctggggggagCGAGCTcagctggggggatctggggtgcaggagtggagaGAAGATCTGGGGTGCAGCCTGAGGCATTCCTGCGAGTGTAGCTGGCATCGCCGGGGGCTCATAGGGGGATCGGGGCCCTGCAGTCGGCATTGGGAGCCGTGGGGCAAACGTGGCATTATCGTGATGGTGGGAGGGCGTAAGCATTGGTGTGGGACAGGGCTGGGCCCTGGGCAGGAAGGCAGGGAGCTCAGaagcgggggggtggaggggtcccTGGTGGGGTTCCCCAGAGCGGGCTGCGAGCCTGGAGCCGAGTCAGGCTCCGGGCCTGGTCCCATCAGAGGATGCGCAAGCCTCAGTGGGTCTCTCTACAGTTTGGAGGCCTCTGCCCAGACACAATGCCAGGCTCTGCTCGAGGCCCTGGCAGCTCCAGATCAGATGTGATGCCAGTCACTGGGGGCTCTGGGAGTAAACAGCAACGGATCCCCCAGTCCCCCCGCCTCGCAGGGCAGCGCCCACGACACGCAAAGCTCCCGGGTGCTAGAGACTCCAGGGCTCGGTTGAGGCTTAGGGACCACAGGGAGGGGCCTGTGCACCATGGCTGCTGGGCACCGGGTTGTTTGGATCCAGACAGGCTGTCGGCAGCCCCCGTTGGGACACAGCACCTCCCCCAGATGCTTGTCACTCCCTGCAGGCGGGGAGCAaaacccactgccccctccatccTATGCACAAATTGAGCAGGGCCCAGAGAGCCACACCCCTCTCAGTTCCTTATGCCAGCTGCCTCCTCAAGTGCCCCCTCGCCTTCCTCCAGGGATGCCTCTTGCCTGGCAGAGCAGGCTCTTAGAGGTTTGTTAGCAGACGGGCTTGCGGGACTCGCTGCCACAGGTTATTACGGAGGCCGAGAACAGGCATGAAGAAGAGAAACTGGCTGGGTGTTCCTGAGGCCCATGTGGATGTGCTCAGCTTGACAGGCAGGAGACCCAACACAACAGGGGCACGAACCCCCCCTGCCCCGGGGCACCGGCCgaaccctgagccccctggcaGTAAGGAGAAAAAGTCCTTCAGGGCAGGTTATTCAGCAGCAGccactgggggatggggagagtcaTGGATGTCCCTTTGCAGAGACTGGGCTGGAGCCCTGCGCAGGGAGGAGCGTGTGCCCCTTAACTGAAACCGGAGTGGGGGGGTTCTTAGTGTTCACATCCCTCCCATCCACAGCCTCCGTCctagggctggtcaggaatgtgtaGAGGAAGCAGGGAGCCAGCCGGCCTGCGAGTTTGGAAATGCTGCTTTCCCCCGAGCGGGCTGCCCCGCCAGGGCCTCTGGCTGCCGCTGACTGAAACTGCCAGGATTCGTGTGCGTTTCAGGGTTGCCCAGCACTGAACAGCAGCTGTGAAACTGTCTGTTTCAGTCAGTGGGTGCCAGACCCTGGGAGCGAATGTGGGGAgcaccctgggggggggggtcctagAAGGAAAATTGAGTGGAGTTTCCATCTGAATTGGAACCAAACCCAATGTTAAAATATCCCCCGACCCAGAACCCCTGAGATCCGGCCGGCCCGGACCCCCGCCTGCTGCGAGTCCCGCCCAGGAATTCGCCTGCTTCCCTGCCCTGGCTGTGGGGGTCTGAACGTAGTGAGGGATCCAACGTAATCTGGGAGCAGCCGTTTGGGTAAGATGGGCCGCAAGGTGCCCCCCACAGGCTACGTGTGCAACcccttgtgacccccccctccATGCACTTTAAACACTGCCTGCCCTTCAGCCTAGCCCGCTGGGGATTGGGGCCTGAGCAGTGGGGAGATcagtggggcaggtgggggggcaggggatgggctgACAGACCCAGCTAGGCACCATGTCCTGTGAGCCGGACCTGCCACAGACAAACCCCCACGCCGGGGGCAGAGCCGGCGCCCCACGTCCTCTGCACAAAGGGGGCTGTGCTGGGAGCCCACGGCGCCTGGGGGGCGGCTGGACATGGGGTGGGGACCGCGAGCAGGGGCGTGGAGCGTGGCAGGTGGTTTGGGGGTGACACAGACCGGACTTGCCGGGGCTCTGTGAGACCAGCTGCATGGGGCCCAGCTCCCTACCCGGTGCCCACCTGGCGCCAGCTCTTGGCAGACGTGCTGGAGAGGGGCCCCGGGCAGGGCGAGGGAGAGCAGTGAATCACGGGGAGGGGGGCGCTGGAGATCACACaaggatgggggggcagggaggagatggagccggagggaggggaaggaggtggaggcagGGGGGATGGGCCCCCcctgagctggggggagccctgaaccttggagggtgggggggggcgatGAGCTAGCGGGGAGGGGACAATGGGGGGGGCGCGCTGACGCCAGCCGGCCCAATCAGCTGTCgcgaatgggggggggggtggataaccccgggggggcggggcagcgccTGCAGCGTCGTAACCCGCAACCCCCCTTGTCCGCCCCGCCCGGTCTTTGTAGTTCCTGGTTCGCGGCTCCGCTGAACTCGCTCCGGGCGcttcctgcctccctctcccATGGGCTCCCCAGGTAGGTGCCACCCGGCCCGGACCCCCCCGCCCGGCCTGCACCCCCCCCCGGTACGGCCCCCTGCTTCCTCCCATAGGGGGCAGCCCCCCTCCAGGGGCAGGAGGCCCCCCGCCCCGCTACAGCCACCCCCACTCTGATAGGGCCCATCTCCCCCTTTACCAGCCCCCCCCCGCGCGGTAcagcccccccctccctccttctacccctcccccccccgggatAGTTCTCCCCCGAGCCTCTGGGGTTTGCTGCATCCATTGCGGGGGGGGGATCTCAGGATCCCCGTCTTCTCCCACTTCCAGGTGTGGGGCtctcctgcgggggggggggggcaggctatGCTCTCCCTGCTGTGGGTCTGCTCATGCTGGCCCCGGAGGGGGTGGGTCTGGGTTAcacctgctgggggtggggggcatgtctgggagccaggacgcctgggttcttccCTCcctggtgggggatggggatccggtgggttagagcagggggtgctgggagccagcacttggggcctGGGCCTGTTCTGTGGAGCTCGCCAccctcccagctcagccccactTTGGggttcccccagcccagctctcctggtcccctccccccacatctggTCAGGCCCTAGAGGGGCTCCCCCAGACAACATGCCACAATTCAGGCCCCCCCACTCCTGAGACACCCCAACCCAGGGACCAACAGGAGCAATAGATGTAGCAAAAGCTCCTTGGAGCATCCCCCTCATGCCACCCCAGGGTGAGGGGTGGTTTGAATCCTGCTGAgattgctgggggaggggggcagccatGACCTTGGGTGGCCCccagtgtggggggaagggagagaggccTCCTCCCCTGACCCCACCCGGGTGCCCCTCTTTGAtccaggctggcagggggcccCACCTGGTGCCGTTGCCTGCCCCATGGGGTATAGGGCCCCAGCCCCCTTGCTGGAGCTATAGCCCTGGGGCACAAGATTCAGTGGGACAAATGAAGGGGGTGTTATTCCTGGTACTTACtgcggtggggggagcagggaatggCCCAATTTGGGATAAATGTGGGGGGGTCTCCCCAAATGTGCCATGGGGCTCAGGAACCACCTGCTCCTAGTGTCCAAGGCTGAGGCTCAGTTTGTGGGGCTCGATCCCAAGGTCCCCCATCCGTTCGGGGGAGTTGTACCTCTTTGGGCTCCCCATATGCTGGTCCTGGCCTGAGGTGTCAATTACAGCAGCCagagggctgctctaactttagCTCTCCTCCCCCTGGCCCCTGGGGAGCAGAAACTACTCGAAGTGCAGTGCCCTCTGGCCACACCCCAATCTGCCCCATGTAGGGGGCCAGGGCCTGACCCCACTTCACCGTCTGGGGCCCCTGCAGGGGCGATTCTTGGGGGGGATGCATCCTATTCTGGCCCATTCGCACTGCTGGAGGGCAAGTTTAACTGGGGGATGGATCTGTGTCTTAGGGTCCTGCTAGATCCCGCTCCCTCTCCTAcgggcagccccacccccagcctccttATCCCTCCCCTAGGACCTGGGATTTCCCATTCATTACTCTGCCGTTTCATAACCCAAGGTGGTGGGGAACGCAGCTTCCGGCCTTACGAAGCGGGGTTTTCGCAGCAATtgtgtccccctgccccccccattcaaaaaaacccctttgttaACCCCTCCAAACAagcatttctcccccaccccccgcctgtgttttattttaattgcaatgATATTTATTAAACGATTGTCTCGTGACTGTCATGTTTGTGATGGGTGACTGATCAGCcgtggggaggggtgtgtgtgtttcatttgaACTTGGGGGGGAGTTGTTCGctgtggggcaggctgtggggtACAGCCCACCTGTCACCACTGAGATGGAAAGGAGCTAACTCACCCCAACCCACACAGCGATAGGGGAATAGACCCCAGGAGCGTGGGACCCGAGGGTAGAGGTTTAAAGGCCAGAGGGGACAATGATGGCTGGGCCGAGGGGGTGGCCGGGCCCCGGAGGGGATCCACCCCTCCTGATGCTTCCTGGAGCCgaaggttcaaatcccagctggggctggggcagttggctggctggggaaggggaagggggtgggggtggaggtggggcggtgtcccttgtctgtctgtctgtctctagcCCACCCGGGAGGCGATGCCGGCGGCTTTGATGACTGTTCTTTTCTCTTCAGTGTCATTTGTTTTATCCAGGATGGCGGCATGTGGGGGCGCCACTAAAAATAAGCTCACGGTCTCTAAGCCCGTCTGGGACTTCCTGACCAAAGAGGCCCCCTCCAAGTTGGTCAGGCTGAAGGAGGAGACCAAGCTGAGCATCCTGATCGATGGGGAGACCTCGGAGATCTACGTGCTGCAGCTCTCCACGCCGGCCCCTGGGGCCGGCAACGGCCTCTACCTGGCCCGCAAAGCCCTCAAGGCCTTGCTCAAGGAGACGGAGAAGGAGTTGAAGAAGGCGCAGCGGCAGAGCGAGCTGGTGGGGTGCATGGCCCTGCTGGACAAACCTGGGGGCGAGCTGCGCCCACACGGGGCCGGCGTGGTCTCCCGGGGTCAGCAGACCTCCGGGGCCAGGGcggggggcacaggagggggagggggcctaGGGGGGGCGGTGGGCTGCTTGCAGGAGGAAGAGCAGGAGAGCCAGTGCCCCATCTGCCTGGGCGAGATCCAGAACGTAAAGACTCTGGAGAAGTGCAAGCACTCCTTCTGCGAGGACTGCATCACGCGGGCGCTGCAGGTCAAGCGGGCCTGCCCCATGTGTGGGCGCTTCTATGGGCAGCTGGTGGGCAACCAGCCCGAGAACGGGCGCATGCTGGTGTCCAAGGACTCGAGCCTGCTGCTCCCCGGCTACGAGAAATACGGCACCATCATCATCCAGTACGTCTTCCCGCCTGGCATCCAAGGGGTGAGTTCTCCCCctgcctctggccccagctctgcagtcCTCCCCCACCCGCCTGGCtgcagcggggggcagggggcttgtTGGGGCAGTCGGCTGCAAGGGGCGGAGGTCTGGGTCAGCTTCCCTGCCTCtctagctctgctggtgcccctcaatcccaacccgcagccccctgctagcccagccctgggttccctccacccccagccctgcccccctgagctctgccggtgcccctaaatcccaacccgcagcctcctgctagcccagccctgggctccccacgctccagccctgctggtgcccctaaatcccagccccctgctctcccagacCCATGTGCAGTGTCCCCACCAGGCTGCGTTGGCCCTTGAATGCCTCCCCTCTTTCCTGTCCCCCCCCTCTCAATCTGCTAATTTTCCCTCCGCTCTGGGGTCACCTGGTAAATCTGGGTAAATCTAACTCCTTCCACATCCATCCGATCCCTACCTTTGCCTCTGGGGCATGGCAGAGCCTTGGGCACCACCCTAGCAGGGGGCGACACTGGGGCACACCAGCCCTACCTTGTCCTGTCCCCTCTGGACTCGCATCACCCTGTGGCTCAGGAAGGCTGGGCACTGTGGAGGCCGGAAGCAGGTTGGCATTCGGGCGGCAGTGAGCAGGggacattccccctccccaagagTGATGCCCCCTGAGCCAGTTGCAGGGTCACCCGCCCCCGGGGTTCTGCAGGGCAGGAGGAGACCAAGCCCCCAGCTGGAGCAACCCAGGGGGCTGCCTGATGCCCGCAGTGAGCACTGGAGGAGACTCCGGTCCATGGGCAGCGTCACCCCTGCCTGGCAGCAGAGTCTGTGCCAGGCTTCACAGCATCCCTGGTGTCTGATtgtctctccccccgcccctccccattgCAGGTGGAGCATCCCAACCCTGGTGTGCGGTACCCGGGCACCACGCGGGTAGCCTACCTGCCCGACTGCCCAGAGGGGAACAAGGTGCTGGCCCTGTTCCGCAAGGCCTTCGACCAGCGCCTGACCTTCACCATCGGCACCTCCATGACCACGGGCAGAGCCAACGTCATCACGTGGAATGACATCCACCACAAAACCAACTGCACCGGGGGACCCCAACTGTAGGCAGCCGCCGCCCGCAGGGCTAATGGGCTGGGGGCCAGCGGCAGGGGGTGGTGATGACGCTTCTGTGCTCCTGAGTGGGGCCCGACTGGCACTGGAAAcctaggggtgggggggctcagtagGTAGCTCTCTCCCttggcagtcagtgctggccccagttCTAGGGggccctgtgctgcagggagatgggggctcagcagggggtgctatcCCCTTActgtcagtgctgaccccaatccCCAGtgccagggggctcagcagggggcgctctgccCTGGCTCTCAGCGCTCACCCCAATCCCCAGTGCCACGGGGCGCTGTGCTGTGTGTCAAGATGCTTGTGACCCTGGCAGCTCCCGGGGCCCTTTCTTCAGGAATTGGGACACACTCCACCCCTTGCCCTGGCCAAACGCCCCCCTGCGGATGCCAGGGTCCCCCTGTGCATGGCAGTGCACAGCTGAGGTGGCCAAGCAGGGGGGCTGCTGTGGCTGTGGGTGGGACAGGGTAGGCTGGGGAGCTGTCCAGGCAGGGGTGCGGCTCTGCATGGCTGATGTCTCCCCTGTCTGTCTCCTAGATTCGGGTACCCCGACCCCACGTACCTCGCCCGGGTGCAGGAGGAGCTACGAGCCAAAGGCCTCACTGAGGATTAACCCTTTCTCTGCTGCGGCTCCTGCTGTGGTGCCAGGGGGTGACCTGGGGGGGCAGGACAGCCCCACAGCGTCTCCTGTCCAGCTGGGCCTGGAGCGGCCACACATCCATCAAGACAAGGTGCTTCACTGGCTACGCCCTGGATTGCGGCTGTCAGCGCCAGagcctctccccactgccagtGCTTCTTGGAGGGACGGGACGGGGGAGTGTGAGTGTGTGACTGGGTCGGGGGGTGTCTGGAGAGGGTAGTGAgatcaagtgtgtgtgtgtgtgtgtgtgtgtgtgtgtgtgtgtgtgtgtgagagagatcaggggctgtgtgtgcagggggtgagggtggggtggCCGTGCCGGCTGTGTGGGATCAGAGGTTATGTGTGCAGGGGGTAAGGAGTGTCTGGCTGTAGTGGGTGTGTTGGATCGGGGGTTGTGTGTGCAGAAGGGTGAGGGTGGTGTGGCTGAACCAGGTGTGTGGGATATGGGGTTGTatgtgcagggggtgagggtggtGTGGCTGTATGGGCGGGTTGGACCAGGAGTTGTGTGTGCAGCGGGGTGAGAGTGCTATACCAAGTGGGTGGGGTCGGGGAAGGTGTGTGCAGGGAGTGAGGATGGTGTGGTTGTACCAGGTCTGTGGGATCAGGAGTTGTGTGTACAGAGGGGTGAGAGTGGTGTGGCTGTAAGGATGGGTGGGACCTGGAGTTCTGTGTGCAGAGGGTGAGGGTGGTGTGGCTGTACCGAGCGGGTGGGGTCGGGGCTTGTGTGGCTGTACCAAGCGGGTGGGGTCGGGGGTTGtgtgtgcagggggtgagggtggtGTGGCTTAACTGGGTGCGTGGGATCAGGAGTTGTGTGTACagaggggtgagggtggggcgGGACCAGGAGTTGTGTGTTCagaggggtgagggtggggtgggaccAGGAGTTGTGTGTACAGGGGGGTGAAGGTGGTGTGGTTGTACTGGGTGCGTGGGATCAGGAGTTGTGTGTGCAGCACGGTGTGTGGGATGTGGCCGTCCCGAGCAGGTGGGGTCAGGGTGGGGAGCGTGTGCCCTGTACGGGTGAGATCAGGGTGTGCAGTTGCGGTGGCTGTACGAGACGTGTATGTGTAAGAGGGGGCCTGGCTCGCACACAACACCTCCCTGCACCACacccagccctgggcccagccGCCCTCCTCTCCAGTTCCTGCTGGGCTCCAGAGCTGCAGCCGGCTGAGCTCTTCCCTGAGCATTGCTTTCCGGACCTACGTGACGGCGCGGCCCTGCCAGGACGCCTGCCGTGTCCTCCCCTGGTGATGCCTCCACCCTCTGCGGAcacctgcctcagcacagccagtGCTGCGGGCACCCCCTGCCCGGCTGCGGACAAAGGCTCCCGCTGGGACCCACCTCTCCTGTATATACCCCTCCAATCCTGATCCGGACTCTCCGCCGGGGCCTAGTCCTGGACGCGGCTACGCCAGAGCCCGGCAGCGCTGTCGTCTGGATCTGAATTCTGCCGACCGGCCTCCCCTGGCCATTGCCGCCGGCTCCACCTGCCCGGGCACCGCCAGCGGGCGGCGCGGGGCCCGTCTGTTTCTTTTACCTATTCTCAGCATGTGGCTGCAGCCGTGCAGCGTGTACCGTGTGTGGCGGAGACGACGCGTCCCGTTCTGTGAGCAGACTCCGCTCTCTGTCCTGTTAACCTTCCCCCCTGCGCCCCAGCTGAGCATTTGCCCTGGGGAGGATGGGTCCCATGTCTCTCcataggggggagggagggttgctggttaaaaaagaagagaaacagaGTCGCTCGGTCCCCGACCCGTCTGTCCTGGATTCTGTAGCTTTGGTTGAATAAAAGTATGCAACATGTCTGCAGCCCCCTTTCTGAGCCCAGTGGCGGGGGGCCATGTGGGGAGGGCCCATGCTGGAAGCAGAGCTGCCATTATTGGGGATAAGGTTGCCTGAGGCTGCCTCAGCTGGCTCTCTGGGAGTTGCAGGGCTGCTGTTATCTCTGTGTATTACAGAAGCATttagccccagtcatggccccgcacccgttgtgctaggtgctgtgtgttatttattaggtgtattacggcagcgctgggagcccctggcatggccccacatccattgtgctaggcgctgtacaaacaggcAGGCCCTGCCCCACGAGCCTCCTATCTCAGTAGCAGACAAGAGACCCTAGATGGACATGAAATGCAGCCAGCGCTGGGCTGTGTAATGGGCTCTAGGTGCCAGCACCCTCACGGCTGCCCCCCGTGCTCTGAGGGCTCGTTCTTACTCCCGCCTGTCcaggggcaggacctggggcccCAACCGCTGCCCCCATGGGGCCCTCTGCACCCTCCCATCAGGACTCTGCCCCGTGCTGACACCGGCCCGCCGTAGAGGAGTTGGAAGCCGGGGACTGTCAGAAAGGCCAGACGGGCTGAAATATCCATTCCCATGTTGATCGGTGTTGAGGAGCCTCCCTCTGTTAACCACAGGAGCTGCCCAGACACGCCACCAAGTGCTCACAGGTTGAAGAGCCACGtgctgggaggggaaactgaggctgacgTGGGCTGGGGCTGCGCCATTGTGGTGTAGACGTGTCACCGTAGGCAATCAGCTCCCCGAGCAGCGGGAGCAAGGCTGGCAAGAACCAACACTGGGCACGAGACCCTGAGTTCTCAGACTAGGCCGAGCTGCCGGCCCCATTCCTTGAATTCGTTCCTCAAAACTCAGACAAACCAGCTCAGGCTGAGCTATTCCCCtggggggctctggcctgggtaaggggccatgggggtggggggagtgactGTGTCAAGAAGAAAAACCACCCCTGGGGTTGCACCACATTATGCCAGGAGAAAAGGAAGCAGCAGGAAGGGTTGCAACTCGAACCCAACGggggtggaacccaggagtccgggcagTGGGCTGGGCACCTCCCAGGATGGCCAGATGTGGTGATGGAGcatccctctcctctcccacgGTGCCCGCAATGAATTCCCCATCCCAGCTGCAGGCTGGACTCCAGAGCCAGCGGgccggggaggaggagggggggcccCATTGGTCTCCAATGATGGGGAAATGGCCAAGTATGGGAAGGTGGTGGAGGAGtccctgggaggggaaggggctaaATATAggctgc
Protein-coding regions in this window:
- the DTX3 gene encoding probable E3 ubiquitin-protein ligase DTX3 isoform X1 — its product is MPAALMTVLFSSVSFVLSRMAACGGATKNKLTVSKPVWDFLTKEAPSKLVRLKEETKLSILIDGETSEIYVLQLSTPAPGAGNGLYLARKALKALLKETEKELKKAQRQSELVGCMALLDKPGGELRPHGAGVVSRGQQTSGARAGGTGGGGGLGGAVGCLQEEEQESQCPICLGEIQNVKTLEKCKHSFCEDCITRALQVKRACPMCGRFYGQLVGNQPENGRMLVSKDSSLLLPGYEKYGTIIIQYVFPPGIQGVEHPNPGVRYPGTTRVAYLPDCPEGNKVLALFRKAFDQRLTFTIGTSMTTGRANVITWNDIHHKTNCTGGPQLFGYPDPTYLARVQEELRAKGLTED
- the DTX3 gene encoding probable E3 ubiquitin-protein ligase DTX3 isoform X3, whose amino-acid sequence is MAACGGATKNKLTVSKPVWDFLTKEAPSKLVRLKEETKLSILIDGETSEIYVLQLSTPAPGAGNGLYLARKALKALLKETEKELKKAQRQSELVGCMALLDKPGGELRPHGAGVVSRGQQTSGARAGGTGGGGGLGGAVGCLQEEEQESQCPICLGEIQNVKTLEKCKHSFCEDCITRALQVKRACPMCGRFYGQLVGNQPENGRMLVSKDSSLLLPGYEKYGTIIIQYVFPPGIQGVEHPNPGVRYPGTTRVAYLPDCPEGNKVLALFRKAFDQRLTFTIGTSMTTGRANVITWNDIHHKTNCTGGPQLFGYPDPTYLARVQEELRAKGLTED
- the DTX3 gene encoding probable E3 ubiquitin-protein ligase DTX3 isoform X2; this translates as MGSPVSFVLSRMAACGGATKNKLTVSKPVWDFLTKEAPSKLVRLKEETKLSILIDGETSEIYVLQLSTPAPGAGNGLYLARKALKALLKETEKELKKAQRQSELVGCMALLDKPGGELRPHGAGVVSRGQQTSGARAGGTGGGGGLGGAVGCLQEEEQESQCPICLGEIQNVKTLEKCKHSFCEDCITRALQVKRACPMCGRFYGQLVGNQPENGRMLVSKDSSLLLPGYEKYGTIIIQYVFPPGIQGVEHPNPGVRYPGTTRVAYLPDCPEGNKVLALFRKAFDQRLTFTIGTSMTTGRANVITWNDIHHKTNCTGGPQLFGYPDPTYLARVQEELRAKGLTED